The Ciona intestinalis chromosome 11, KH, whole genome shotgun sequence genome has a segment encoding these proteins:
- the LOC100177949 gene encoding histone acetyltransferase KAT5 codes for MAETEKMHLKIIEGCRLPVKRDLEGQYEWHLAEVLSTRENNGNCMYYVHYVDFNKRLDEWVAKDRVDLSKIQLPKKEKSSHKRSADSRPCSPDREVIVNGITHSDCQPAVKKAPNKFPRKRKIVDGTSDEVDSQESEAAPRQTGSMTVHVNEDKVSRIKNINCIEVGKYRLKPWYFSPYPIELTKYSIVYLCEWCLKYVKSITCLQRHLAKCQLRYPPGNEIYRKSNISFFEIDGRKNKSYAQNLCLLAKCFLDHKTLYYDTDPFLFYVMTEYDSKGFHLVGYFSKEKESTEDYNVACILTLPPHQRKGFGKLLIEFSYALSRIEGKAGTPEKPLSDLGLLSYRSYWTNTILGIIIGLKPEPGQEKPQITINEICEKTCVKKEDVISTLQHLNLINYYKGQYIIVLTEDVIEGHKRSMSKRKMRIELRCLHWTPKDWSKRGKW; via the exons ATGGCCGAAACAGAAAAG atgCACTTAAAAATTATAGAGGGTTGTCGCCTACCTGTAAAAAGAGACCTTGAAGGCCAATATGAGTGGC aTTTGGCCGAGGTTTTAAGCACAAGGGAAAACAATGGAAACTGCATGTACTATGTTCATTATGTGGatt TTAACAAAAGATTGGATGAATGGGTGGCAAAAGACAGAGTGGATTTGTCAAAGATTCAGCTTcctaaaaaggaaaaatcttCACACAAAAGATCCGCAGATTCCCGGCCATGTAGTCCTGACAGAGAAGTTATTGTG AACGGCATCACTCATTCTGACTGCCAACCAGCTGTGAAGAAAGCTCCAAACAAATTTCCAAGAAAGCGAAAAATAGTGGACGGGACATCAGATGAG GTTGACTCACAGGAATCAGAGGCAGCTCCCAGGCAAACAGGGAGCATGACTGTCCACGTTAACGAGGATAAAGTCAGCAGGATAAAAAACATCAACTGTATTG AGGTGGGGAAGTACAGGTTAAAACCTTGGTATTTCTCACCATATCCCATTGAGTTGACAAAATACAGCATCGTATATCTATGTGAATGGTGTTTAAAGTATGTTAAAAGTATCACCTGCCTTCAAAGGCACCTG GCAAAGTGCCAGCTAAGGTACCCCCCTGGTAATGAAATATACAGGAAATcgaatatttcattttttgagaTTGACGGCCGCAAAAACAAA tcgTACGCCCAAAACCTGTGTCTACTTGCCAAATGTTTCCTGGATCACAAAACCCTTTATTACGATACGGATCCTTTCTTATTCTATGTGATGACAGAATACGATTCAAAAGGTTTTCATCTTGTTGGTTATTTCTCTAAG GAGAAAGAATCAACTGAAGATTACAACGTAGCTTGTATTTTAACGTTGCCGCCTCATCAAAGAAAGGGGTTTGGAAAACTATTGATTGAATTCA GTTACGCTTTATCACGAATAGAAGGCAAGGCAGGAACACCGGAAAAACCACTTTCGGATCTCGGCCTCTTGTCCTACCGATCTTATTGGACGAATACGATACTCGGTATCATTATTGGGTTGAAACCTGAACCAGGGCAGGAGAAACCTCAAATTACAATCAA CGAAATATGCGAAAAAACGTGTGTGAAAAAAGAAGATGTGATCTCCACTCTACAACACCTTAACCTTATAAACTACTACAAAGGACAATACATCATAGTGCTCACTGAGGACGTCATAGAGGGCCACAAACGATCAATGTCAAAGCGGAAAATGCGAATCGAACTGAGATGTTTACATTGGACGCCAAAGGATTGGAGTAAACGGGGCAAGTGGTGA
- the LOC100175619 gene encoding transformer-2 protein homolog alpha-like isoform X3 has protein sequence MSDTEAGEYKSTKSPVKQSRSRSRSRSADSDSSRGSKKSRSLRRSYSRSRSRSYRSRSRSGSRRRYRRNSGSPRRRYYSRSSRSRSYSRGRHSSKSPMSGRKRHIGDRLNPPSGKCLGVFGLSLYTNDSDLRSVFSRYGRITDINVVIDQKTGRSRGFGFVYFDNDDDAAEAKERANGMELDGRNIRVDYSITKRAHTPTPGVYVGRPYAKPRDGDRYESRDRYDRGGDRHDRYYERDRYDRGRYESRDRYRDDYRDRRDSYRRSPSPGYRRRSPSPYYRDRSPRDRYY, from the exons ATGAGCGATACAGAAGCTGGAGAATATAAATCG ACCAAGAGTCCAGTGAAGCAATCTCGGTCCCGCTCACGATCAAGATCTGCGGATTCTGATTCTTCAAGAGGTTCCAAGAAATCAAGAAGTTTAAGACGTTCGTATTCTCGTTCCAGATCACGTTCATACAG gTCACGTTCCCGATCTGGTTCAAGACGCAGATATCGAAGAAACAGTGGAAGTCCAAGAAGGAGGTATTACAGTAGATCAAG TAGGTCCAGGAGTTATTCAAGAGGCCGCCACAGCAGTAAATCTCCCATGTCTGGAAGGAAGCGTCATATTGGAGACAGA ttGAACCCACCAAGTGGTAAATGCTTGGGAGTATTTGGTTTGAGTCTTTACACCAACGACAGTGATCTCAGAAGTGTATTTTCAAGATATGGAAGAATAACTGATATCAATGTTGTAATTGATCAAAAG ACCGGTCGTTCACGAGGGTTCGGATTTGTTTACTTTGATAATGATGATGATGCAGCTGAAGCAAAGGAGCGGGCTAACGGGATGGAACTTGATGGAAGAAATATTCGTGTTGATTACTCGATCACCAAGCGAGCTCACACACCAACACCTGGTGTATATGTTGGGAGACC atatgcCAAGCCAAGAGATGGTGATAGATACGAATCAAGAGATCGATATGATCGTGGTGGTGACCGACATGATAGATATTATGAACGTGACCGTTATGATAGAGGAAGATATGAAAGCAGAGACAG ATACAGAGATGATTACCGGGATAGAAGAGACAGTTACAGACGAAGCCCTTCACCTGGATACAGACGCAGATCTCCTTCTCCTTACTATAGAGATAGATCCCCACGTGACC gtTACTACTAA
- the LOC100175619 gene encoding transformer-2 protein homolog alpha-like isoform X1, protein MSDTEAGEYKSKTKSPVKQSRSRSRSRSADSDSSRGSKKSRSLRRSYSRSRSRSYRSRSRSGSRRRYRRNSGSPRRRYYSRSSRSRSYSRGRHSSKSPMSGRKRHIGDRLNPPSGKCLGVFGLSLYTNDSDLRSVFSRYGRITDINVVIDQKTGRSRGFGFVYFDNDDDAAEAKERANGMELDGRNIRVDYSITKRAHTPTPGVYVGRPYAKPRDGDRYESRDRYDRGGDRHDRYYERDRYDRGRYESRDRYRDDYRDRRDSYRRSPSPGYRRRSPSPYYRDRSPRDRYY, encoded by the exons ATGAGCGATACAGAAGCTGGAGAATATAAATCG AAGACCAAGAGTCCAGTGAAGCAATCTCGGTCCCGCTCACGATCAAGATCTGCGGATTCTGATTCTTCAAGAGGTTCCAAGAAATCAAGAAGTTTAAGACGTTCGTATTCTCGTTCCAGATCACGTTCATACAG gTCACGTTCCCGATCTGGTTCAAGACGCAGATATCGAAGAAACAGTGGAAGTCCAAGAAGGAGGTATTACAGTAGATCAAG TAGGTCCAGGAGTTATTCAAGAGGCCGCCACAGCAGTAAATCTCCCATGTCTGGAAGGAAGCGTCATATTGGAGACAGA ttGAACCCACCAAGTGGTAAATGCTTGGGAGTATTTGGTTTGAGTCTTTACACCAACGACAGTGATCTCAGAAGTGTATTTTCAAGATATGGAAGAATAACTGATATCAATGTTGTAATTGATCAAAAG ACCGGTCGTTCACGAGGGTTCGGATTTGTTTACTTTGATAATGATGATGATGCAGCTGAAGCAAAGGAGCGGGCTAACGGGATGGAACTTGATGGAAGAAATATTCGTGTTGATTACTCGATCACCAAGCGAGCTCACACACCAACACCTGGTGTATATGTTGGGAGACC atatgcCAAGCCAAGAGATGGTGATAGATACGAATCAAGAGATCGATATGATCGTGGTGGTGACCGACATGATAGATATTATGAACGTGACCGTTATGATAGAGGAAGATATGAAAGCAGAGACAG ATACAGAGATGATTACCGGGATAGAAGAGACAGTTACAGACGAAGCCCTTCACCTGGATACAGACGCAGATCTCCTTCTCCTTACTATAGAGATAGATCCCCACGTGACC gtTACTACTAA
- the LOC100175619 gene encoding transformer-2 protein homolog alpha-like isoform X8 translates to MSDTEAGEYKSTKSPVKQSRSRSRSRSADSDSSRGSKKSRSLRRSYSRSRSRSYRSRSRSGSRRRYRRNSGSPRRRSRSYSRGRHSSKSPMSGRKRHIGDRLNPPSGKCLGVFGLSLYTNDSDLRSVFSRYGRITDINVVIDQKTGRSRGFGFVYFDNDDDAAEAKERANGMELDGRNIRVDYSITKRAHTPTPGVYVGRPYAKPRDGDRYESRDRYDRGGDRHDRYYERDRYDRGRYESRDRYRDDYRDRRDSYRRSPSPGYRRRSPSPYYRDRSPRDRYY, encoded by the exons ATGAGCGATACAGAAGCTGGAGAATATAAATCG ACCAAGAGTCCAGTGAAGCAATCTCGGTCCCGCTCACGATCAAGATCTGCGGATTCTGATTCTTCAAGAGGTTCCAAGAAATCAAGAAGTTTAAGACGTTCGTATTCTCGTTCCAGATCACGTTCATACAG gTCACGTTCCCGATCTGGTTCAAGACGCAGATATCGAAGAAACAGTGGAAGTCCAAGAAGGAG GTCCAGGAGTTATTCAAGAGGCCGCCACAGCAGTAAATCTCCCATGTCTGGAAGGAAGCGTCATATTGGAGACAGA ttGAACCCACCAAGTGGTAAATGCTTGGGAGTATTTGGTTTGAGTCTTTACACCAACGACAGTGATCTCAGAAGTGTATTTTCAAGATATGGAAGAATAACTGATATCAATGTTGTAATTGATCAAAAG ACCGGTCGTTCACGAGGGTTCGGATTTGTTTACTTTGATAATGATGATGATGCAGCTGAAGCAAAGGAGCGGGCTAACGGGATGGAACTTGATGGAAGAAATATTCGTGTTGATTACTCGATCACCAAGCGAGCTCACACACCAACACCTGGTGTATATGTTGGGAGACC atatgcCAAGCCAAGAGATGGTGATAGATACGAATCAAGAGATCGATATGATCGTGGTGGTGACCGACATGATAGATATTATGAACGTGACCGTTATGATAGAGGAAGATATGAAAGCAGAGACAG ATACAGAGATGATTACCGGGATAGAAGAGACAGTTACAGACGAAGCCCTTCACCTGGATACAGACGCAGATCTCCTTCTCCTTACTATAGAGATAGATCCCCACGTGACC gtTACTACTAA
- the LOC100175619 gene encoding transformer-2 protein homolog alpha-like isoform X2 yields MSDTEAGEYKSKTKSPVKQSRSRSRSRSADSDSSRGSKKSRSLRRSYSRSRSRSYRSRSRSGSRRRYRRNSGSPRRRYYSRSRSRSYSRGRHSSKSPMSGRKRHIGDRLNPPSGKCLGVFGLSLYTNDSDLRSVFSRYGRITDINVVIDQKTGRSRGFGFVYFDNDDDAAEAKERANGMELDGRNIRVDYSITKRAHTPTPGVYVGRPYAKPRDGDRYESRDRYDRGGDRHDRYYERDRYDRGRYESRDRYRDDYRDRRDSYRRSPSPGYRRRSPSPYYRDRSPRDRYY; encoded by the exons ATGAGCGATACAGAAGCTGGAGAATATAAATCG AAGACCAAGAGTCCAGTGAAGCAATCTCGGTCCCGCTCACGATCAAGATCTGCGGATTCTGATTCTTCAAGAGGTTCCAAGAAATCAAGAAGTTTAAGACGTTCGTATTCTCGTTCCAGATCACGTTCATACAG gTCACGTTCCCGATCTGGTTCAAGACGCAGATATCGAAGAAACAGTGGAAGTCCAAGAAGGAGGTATTACAGTAGATCAAG GTCCAGGAGTTATTCAAGAGGCCGCCACAGCAGTAAATCTCCCATGTCTGGAAGGAAGCGTCATATTGGAGACAGA ttGAACCCACCAAGTGGTAAATGCTTGGGAGTATTTGGTTTGAGTCTTTACACCAACGACAGTGATCTCAGAAGTGTATTTTCAAGATATGGAAGAATAACTGATATCAATGTTGTAATTGATCAAAAG ACCGGTCGTTCACGAGGGTTCGGATTTGTTTACTTTGATAATGATGATGATGCAGCTGAAGCAAAGGAGCGGGCTAACGGGATGGAACTTGATGGAAGAAATATTCGTGTTGATTACTCGATCACCAAGCGAGCTCACACACCAACACCTGGTGTATATGTTGGGAGACC atatgcCAAGCCAAGAGATGGTGATAGATACGAATCAAGAGATCGATATGATCGTGGTGGTGACCGACATGATAGATATTATGAACGTGACCGTTATGATAGAGGAAGATATGAAAGCAGAGACAG ATACAGAGATGATTACCGGGATAGAAGAGACAGTTACAGACGAAGCCCTTCACCTGGATACAGACGCAGATCTCCTTCTCCTTACTATAGAGATAGATCCCCACGTGACC gtTACTACTAA
- the LOC100175619 gene encoding transformer-2 protein homolog alpha-like isoform X5, with amino-acid sequence MSDTEAGEYKSKTKSPVKQSRSRSRSRSADSDSSRGSKKSRSLRRSYSRSRSRSYRSRSRSGSRRRYRRNSGSPRRSRSRSYSRGRHSSKSPMSGRKRHIGDRLNPPSGKCLGVFGLSLYTNDSDLRSVFSRYGRITDINVVIDQKTGRSRGFGFVYFDNDDDAAEAKERANGMELDGRNIRVDYSITKRAHTPTPGVYVGRPYAKPRDGDRYESRDRYDRGGDRHDRYYERDRYDRGRYESRDRYRDDYRDRRDSYRRSPSPGYRRRSPSPYYRDRSPRDRYY; translated from the exons ATGAGCGATACAGAAGCTGGAGAATATAAATCG AAGACCAAGAGTCCAGTGAAGCAATCTCGGTCCCGCTCACGATCAAGATCTGCGGATTCTGATTCTTCAAGAGGTTCCAAGAAATCAAGAAGTTTAAGACGTTCGTATTCTCGTTCCAGATCACGTTCATACAG gTCACGTTCCCGATCTGGTTCAAGACGCAGATATCGAAGAAACAGTGGAAGTCCAAGAAGGAG TAGGTCCAGGAGTTATTCAAGAGGCCGCCACAGCAGTAAATCTCCCATGTCTGGAAGGAAGCGTCATATTGGAGACAGA ttGAACCCACCAAGTGGTAAATGCTTGGGAGTATTTGGTTTGAGTCTTTACACCAACGACAGTGATCTCAGAAGTGTATTTTCAAGATATGGAAGAATAACTGATATCAATGTTGTAATTGATCAAAAG ACCGGTCGTTCACGAGGGTTCGGATTTGTTTACTTTGATAATGATGATGATGCAGCTGAAGCAAAGGAGCGGGCTAACGGGATGGAACTTGATGGAAGAAATATTCGTGTTGATTACTCGATCACCAAGCGAGCTCACACACCAACACCTGGTGTATATGTTGGGAGACC atatgcCAAGCCAAGAGATGGTGATAGATACGAATCAAGAGATCGATATGATCGTGGTGGTGACCGACATGATAGATATTATGAACGTGACCGTTATGATAGAGGAAGATATGAAAGCAGAGACAG ATACAGAGATGATTACCGGGATAGAAGAGACAGTTACAGACGAAGCCCTTCACCTGGATACAGACGCAGATCTCCTTCTCCTTACTATAGAGATAGATCCCCACGTGACC gtTACTACTAA
- the LOC100175619 gene encoding transformer-2 protein homolog alpha-like isoform X7, with product MSDTEAGEYKSKTKSPVKQSRSRSRSRSADSDSSRGSKKSRSLRRSYSRSRSRSYRSRSRSGSRRRYRRNSGSPRRRSRSYSRGRHSSKSPMSGRKRHIGDRLNPPSGKCLGVFGLSLYTNDSDLRSVFSRYGRITDINVVIDQKTGRSRGFGFVYFDNDDDAAEAKERANGMELDGRNIRVDYSITKRAHTPTPGVYVGRPYAKPRDGDRYESRDRYDRGGDRHDRYYERDRYDRGRYESRDRYRDDYRDRRDSYRRSPSPGYRRRSPSPYYRDRSPRDRYY from the exons ATGAGCGATACAGAAGCTGGAGAATATAAATCG AAGACCAAGAGTCCAGTGAAGCAATCTCGGTCCCGCTCACGATCAAGATCTGCGGATTCTGATTCTTCAAGAGGTTCCAAGAAATCAAGAAGTTTAAGACGTTCGTATTCTCGTTCCAGATCACGTTCATACAG gTCACGTTCCCGATCTGGTTCAAGACGCAGATATCGAAGAAACAGTGGAAGTCCAAGAAGGAG GTCCAGGAGTTATTCAAGAGGCCGCCACAGCAGTAAATCTCCCATGTCTGGAAGGAAGCGTCATATTGGAGACAGA ttGAACCCACCAAGTGGTAAATGCTTGGGAGTATTTGGTTTGAGTCTTTACACCAACGACAGTGATCTCAGAAGTGTATTTTCAAGATATGGAAGAATAACTGATATCAATGTTGTAATTGATCAAAAG ACCGGTCGTTCACGAGGGTTCGGATTTGTTTACTTTGATAATGATGATGATGCAGCTGAAGCAAAGGAGCGGGCTAACGGGATGGAACTTGATGGAAGAAATATTCGTGTTGATTACTCGATCACCAAGCGAGCTCACACACCAACACCTGGTGTATATGTTGGGAGACC atatgcCAAGCCAAGAGATGGTGATAGATACGAATCAAGAGATCGATATGATCGTGGTGGTGACCGACATGATAGATATTATGAACGTGACCGTTATGATAGAGGAAGATATGAAAGCAGAGACAG ATACAGAGATGATTACCGGGATAGAAGAGACAGTTACAGACGAAGCCCTTCACCTGGATACAGACGCAGATCTCCTTCTCCTTACTATAGAGATAGATCCCCACGTGACC gtTACTACTAA
- the LOC100175619 gene encoding transformer-2 protein homolog alpha-like isoform X4: MSDTEAGEYKSTKSPVKQSRSRSRSRSADSDSSRGSKKSRSLRRSYSRSRSRSYRSRSRSGSRRRYRRNSGSPRRRYYSRSRSRSYSRGRHSSKSPMSGRKRHIGDRLNPPSGKCLGVFGLSLYTNDSDLRSVFSRYGRITDINVVIDQKTGRSRGFGFVYFDNDDDAAEAKERANGMELDGRNIRVDYSITKRAHTPTPGVYVGRPYAKPRDGDRYESRDRYDRGGDRHDRYYERDRYDRGRYESRDRYRDDYRDRRDSYRRSPSPGYRRRSPSPYYRDRSPRDRYY; the protein is encoded by the exons ATGAGCGATACAGAAGCTGGAGAATATAAATCG ACCAAGAGTCCAGTGAAGCAATCTCGGTCCCGCTCACGATCAAGATCTGCGGATTCTGATTCTTCAAGAGGTTCCAAGAAATCAAGAAGTTTAAGACGTTCGTATTCTCGTTCCAGATCACGTTCATACAG gTCACGTTCCCGATCTGGTTCAAGACGCAGATATCGAAGAAACAGTGGAAGTCCAAGAAGGAGGTATTACAGTAGATCAAG GTCCAGGAGTTATTCAAGAGGCCGCCACAGCAGTAAATCTCCCATGTCTGGAAGGAAGCGTCATATTGGAGACAGA ttGAACCCACCAAGTGGTAAATGCTTGGGAGTATTTGGTTTGAGTCTTTACACCAACGACAGTGATCTCAGAAGTGTATTTTCAAGATATGGAAGAATAACTGATATCAATGTTGTAATTGATCAAAAG ACCGGTCGTTCACGAGGGTTCGGATTTGTTTACTTTGATAATGATGATGATGCAGCTGAAGCAAAGGAGCGGGCTAACGGGATGGAACTTGATGGAAGAAATATTCGTGTTGATTACTCGATCACCAAGCGAGCTCACACACCAACACCTGGTGTATATGTTGGGAGACC atatgcCAAGCCAAGAGATGGTGATAGATACGAATCAAGAGATCGATATGATCGTGGTGGTGACCGACATGATAGATATTATGAACGTGACCGTTATGATAGAGGAAGATATGAAAGCAGAGACAG ATACAGAGATGATTACCGGGATAGAAGAGACAGTTACAGACGAAGCCCTTCACCTGGATACAGACGCAGATCTCCTTCTCCTTACTATAGAGATAGATCCCCACGTGACC gtTACTACTAA
- the LOC100175619 gene encoding transformer-2 protein homolog alpha-like isoform X6 — MSDTEAGEYKSTKSPVKQSRSRSRSRSADSDSSRGSKKSRSLRRSYSRSRSRSYRSRSRSGSRRRYRRNSGSPRRSRSRSYSRGRHSSKSPMSGRKRHIGDRLNPPSGKCLGVFGLSLYTNDSDLRSVFSRYGRITDINVVIDQKTGRSRGFGFVYFDNDDDAAEAKERANGMELDGRNIRVDYSITKRAHTPTPGVYVGRPYAKPRDGDRYESRDRYDRGGDRHDRYYERDRYDRGRYESRDRYRDDYRDRRDSYRRSPSPGYRRRSPSPYYRDRSPRDRYY, encoded by the exons ATGAGCGATACAGAAGCTGGAGAATATAAATCG ACCAAGAGTCCAGTGAAGCAATCTCGGTCCCGCTCACGATCAAGATCTGCGGATTCTGATTCTTCAAGAGGTTCCAAGAAATCAAGAAGTTTAAGACGTTCGTATTCTCGTTCCAGATCACGTTCATACAG gTCACGTTCCCGATCTGGTTCAAGACGCAGATATCGAAGAAACAGTGGAAGTCCAAGAAGGAG TAGGTCCAGGAGTTATTCAAGAGGCCGCCACAGCAGTAAATCTCCCATGTCTGGAAGGAAGCGTCATATTGGAGACAGA ttGAACCCACCAAGTGGTAAATGCTTGGGAGTATTTGGTTTGAGTCTTTACACCAACGACAGTGATCTCAGAAGTGTATTTTCAAGATATGGAAGAATAACTGATATCAATGTTGTAATTGATCAAAAG ACCGGTCGTTCACGAGGGTTCGGATTTGTTTACTTTGATAATGATGATGATGCAGCTGAAGCAAAGGAGCGGGCTAACGGGATGGAACTTGATGGAAGAAATATTCGTGTTGATTACTCGATCACCAAGCGAGCTCACACACCAACACCTGGTGTATATGTTGGGAGACC atatgcCAAGCCAAGAGATGGTGATAGATACGAATCAAGAGATCGATATGATCGTGGTGGTGACCGACATGATAGATATTATGAACGTGACCGTTATGATAGAGGAAGATATGAAAGCAGAGACAG ATACAGAGATGATTACCGGGATAGAAGAGACAGTTACAGACGAAGCCCTTCACCTGGATACAGACGCAGATCTCCTTCTCCTTACTATAGAGATAGATCCCCACGTGACC gtTACTACTAA
- the LOC100181050 gene encoding tetratricopeptide repeat protein 12-like, translating to MQSVEDKQDFDNFLAKVSSIDSIVKGLTSEDVNVQAEAFEKADEELNALKKSKTFDKTVINKNAYKNDNNLKSFPNQHTSQDEFLSAMEADCQQRANARKERHKKANKLKELGNEEFKKNSFDEAIRIYTEATKEAKDLTPLYTNRAAAYLKLGKCEEAIADCDFSLRIDERWVKAFVFKGRAYQKLNKFDDAIEQFKQLLKLDKKNTKLVQKYIDEVEEDRRIFLLEAEAAKHGEEEKQDPVNIPQVIQTLRDRMQEEKKTGSDLSGSLMYYAGGLRILQAKLVDETSRTLFRMHHGFNLFTDDGCIANCLKSRLNSVSANPCHGNELVSSAVCLLHAACINEPENLRMLVSLSSMPDVLLSFLTWPDDQVKRDVISLFQETSFEASTRLIVTNAVDCAKFGKLLLSPNTQRADANTAAATTLCNFTLEKKFLASAEKSFEEEILPCLIKYLNDVGSGDYEALTLRMRCFSHFVESSSICSLVANNGSVSENIKNALDRCVTSFKKGLTNPCAMEDVLQVTTKIIKCNKSSSFCSSLAQLLYPVVMKSKETGLLLKCLTVMSLCMEGLVECTQAVYKKAGTAFVKQLYKLMKHNDVAIVTYSLKIMCFIGQSIHAAVEYFASIDKDYVTMRQLLMNESKGTISYVNQSHVAMLLGVIAQLPHGLDPILAINKEGEVVRHLLVLCRDSNSKHCRANCAIAVGKMAQANGRFLEELRKHDGINILARNKPPDELLA from the exons ATGCAATCTGTAGAGGACAAGCAAGATTTTGATAATTTTCTTGCTAAAGTTTCAAGCATAG ATAGCATTGTAAAAGGTTTGACATCAGAAGATGTGAATGTTCAAGCAGAAGCTTTTGAAAAAGCAGACGAAGAATTAAACGCACTCAAAAAGAGCAAAACCTTTGACAAAACAGTCATTAATAAAAATGCTTATAAGAATGATAACAAC CTGAAGAGTTTCCCTAACCAACATACTTCACAAGATGAATTCCTCAGCGCAATGGAAGCAGATTGTCAACAGAGAGCAAATGCAAGAAAAGAAAGACACAAGAAAGCAAACAAACTTAAAGAACTCGGCAATGAggaatttaagaaaaatagcTTTGATGAAGCAATTCGGATTTACACAGAAGCTACAAAGGAAGCAAAGGACTTGACACCCCTCTACACTAACAGGGCAGCTGCTTATTTAAAGTTGGGGAAATGTGAAGAAGCAATTGCGGACTGTGATTTTTCTTTGAGG aTTGATGAGAGATGGGTGAAAGCGTTTGTGTTCAAAGGAAGAGCTTATCAgaagttaaacaaatttgatgACGCAATTGAACAATTCAAACAGCTGTTGAAactagataaaaaaaacactaagtTGGTTCAAA AATATATAGATGAGGTTGAGGAGGACAGAAGGATCTTCCTGCTTGAAGCAGAGGCTGCGAAACATGGGGAAGAGGAAAAACAAGATCCCGTTAACATCCCACAAGTGATACAAACTCTTCGGGATCGGATGCAGGAGGAAAAGAAGACGGGATCAGATTTATCTGGGAGCCTCATGTATTATGCTGGTGGATTAAGGATCCTGCAAGCCAAACTGGTTGAcg AAACTTCCCGCACACTGTTTCGTATGCATCATGGATTCAATCTCTTTACTGATGATGGTTGTATTGCTAACTGCCTGAAGTCTCGGTTGAACTCAGTCTCAGCAAACCCTTGCCATGGGAATGAATTGGTTTCATCTGCTGTGTGTTTGCTACATGCTGCTTGCATAAATGAACCGGAAAACTTAAGGATGTTAGTCTCACTGTCTTCAATGCCAGAT GTTTTGTTGTCTTTCCTCACCTGGCCTGATGACCAAGTAAAACGTGATGTCATCAGTTTATTTCAAGAAACTTCATTTGAAGCCAGCACGAGATTAATAGTGACCAATGCTGTTGACTGTGCCAA gtTTGGGAAGCTACTGTTGAGCCCTAACACGCAGAGGGCAGATGCCAACACGGCTGCTGCCACAACATTATGCAATTTCACTTTGGAAAAGAA GTTTTTGGCATCTGCTGAAAAGAGTTTTGAGGAAGAGATTCTACCTTGCTTGATTAAATACTTG AATGATGTAGGCAGCGGTGATTATGAAGCTCTTACATTAAGAATGAGGTGTTTTTCTCATTTTGTGGAAAGCTCTTCCATCTGCAGCTTAGTTGCAAATAATGGAAGTGTTTcggaaaacattaaaaatgctTTG GACCGTTGTGTCACCTCATTCAAAAAGGGACTGACCAACCCGTGTGCAATGGAAGATGTACTTCAAGTAACAACCAAGATCATCAAATGCAACAAATCTTCATCATTTTGTTCTTCTCTTGCACAGTTACTTTACCCAGTGGTCATGAAATCCAAAGAAACTGGATTACTGCTG AAATGCCTCACTGTGATGAGTCTTTGTATGGAAGGATTGGTGGAATGCACACAAGCTGTTTATAAGAAGGCTGGTACTGCTTTTGTGAAGCAATTATACAAACTAATGAAG CACAATGATGTTGCAATTGTAACATACAGTTTAAAGATAATGTGTTTCATTGGACAAAGTATTCATGCTGCAGTGGAATATTTTGCAAGCATAGATAAAG attatgTTACGATGCGTCAATTGCTGATGAATGAAAGTAAAGGAACAATAAGTTACGTCAACCAAAGTCACGTCGCCATGTTGCTTGGCGTAATCGCCCAACTGCCTCATGGTTTAGATCCAATCCTTGCAATTAACAAGGAGGGAGAAGTGGTGCGCCATCTTCTCGTGCTGTGCAGGGATTCAAACAGCAAACACTGCAGAGCCAACTGTGCCATTGCCGTGGGGAAGATGGCTCAAGCAAATGGAAG GTTTCTAGAAGAGCTTCGTAAACATGATGGAATCAACATTCTTGCAAGAAATAAACCACCAGATGAATTACTGGCTTGa